A portion of the Nitratidesulfovibrio termitidis HI1 genome contains these proteins:
- a CDS encoding methyl-accepting chemotaxis protein — translation MTVAGDGGEHILQVNANPVFDLDNNQTGAFTLYFDLTTIRRQEADIRAKNEKIAAVAAQAVGIAREVAASAGVLATQVEEAAGGARMQSARATETAAAMDEMNAASTDVARNAAEAADSASEARTRAAEGAGSVTRLVDAISAIRTRTEELESFMGDLGQRTDAVGSVLGVISDIADQTNLLALNAAIEAARAGDAGRGFAVVADEVRKLAEKTMQATHEVGNAIRAIQDGAARSIDGARQAGEAVRESVGLARESGDTLDRIVTIVTGTADQVGSIATAAEQQSAASEQVGRAVGEVNQVAARTAEGMERAESAISGLAAQAEELQRLISALREG, via the coding sequence ATGACCGTGGCCGGCGACGGCGGTGAACACATCCTGCAGGTGAACGCCAACCCGGTGTTCGACCTGGACAACAACCAGACCGGGGCCTTCACCCTGTATTTCGACCTGACCACCATCCGGCGGCAGGAGGCGGACATTCGCGCCAAGAACGAGAAGATCGCCGCCGTTGCCGCCCAGGCCGTGGGCATTGCCCGCGAGGTGGCGGCATCTGCCGGGGTGCTGGCCACCCAGGTGGAGGAGGCGGCGGGCGGGGCGCGCATGCAGTCGGCCCGCGCCACCGAAACCGCCGCCGCCATGGACGAGATGAACGCCGCATCCACCGACGTGGCCCGCAACGCGGCGGAAGCAGCCGACAGCGCGTCCGAGGCGCGCACCCGCGCCGCCGAAGGGGCCGGGTCGGTGACGCGGCTGGTGGACGCCATCAGCGCCATCCGGACCCGCACCGAGGAACTGGAATCGTTCATGGGCGACCTTGGCCAGCGCACCGACGCGGTGGGCAGCGTGCTGGGCGTCATCAGCGACATTGCCGACCAGACCAACCTGCTGGCCCTGAACGCGGCCATCGAGGCGGCACGCGCCGGTGACGCCGGGCGCGGCTTTGCCGTGGTGGCCGACGAAGTACGCAAGCTGGCCGAAAAGACCATGCAGGCCACCCACGAGGTGGGCAACGCCATCCGGGCCATTCAGGACGGTGCGGCGCGGTCCATCGACGGCGCCCGGCAGGCGGGCGAGGCGGTGCGCGAATCGGTGGGGCTGGCCCGCGAATCGGGCGACACCCTGGACCGCATCGTGACCATCGTCACCGGCACCGCCGACCAGGTGGGTTCCATCGCCACCGCCGCCGAGCAGCAGTCCGCCGCCAGCGAACAGGTGGGCCGCGCCGTGGGCGAGGTGAATCAGGTGGCCGCCCGCACCGCCGAGGGCATGGAGCGGGCCGAGTCGGCCATTTCCGGCCTTGCCGCGCAGGCCGAGGAGTTGCAGCGGCTCATCTCCGCCCTGCGCGAGGGATAG
- a CDS encoding monovalent cation:proton antiporter family protein translates to MELPLLKEFVVIFSLSVAVIYLCHYVKVPAIVGFLLTGVVAGPHGLGLVKAAHEVEIMAEVGVVLLLFTIGLELSLGELMRLRKPVFLGGLAQVALTILAFAGGAELLGLPHGTAAFIGFLAALSSTAIVLKLLQERAQMDSPHGRISLSILIFQDLVIVPMMLLVPFLAGKGGEAGPSLLFTMAKGAGIILLVFLLSRKLVPALLHRIVRTRNREVFLVSTLAFCLAIALLTSSMGLSLSLGAFLAGLIMAESEYSHSALEGIMPFRDVFTSLFFISVGMLLDLGFVIDHLPLVIGVTLSVLAVKCLLGGGATLMLGYPLRPALMVGLALCQVGEFSFVLAKAGVSYGLFDRNEYQLFLAASIMTMALTPFLIAGAPRMADVAVRLLPAGARLARRGEDAAAEEAGGAHCGMDLTNHLVIVGFGIGGRHLARAAKAAGIDYTILEMNPDTVRTFAAKGEPIAYGDASHIAVLEHAGACAARVLAIVISDPAAVRSITDTARKLNPSLHIVVRTRFISEIAALRDLGANDVIPEEFETSVEIFTRVMSRYLVPRAEIERFVEEVRTESYDMLRQVDIRTEPLAALSTYFTDFDLSAMTVEPGSMLDGMTLQQADLRRLHGLTLVAVKRGEDVLPNPDGTLRLMAGDVTYVFGPHADIAAKAGLFAARRRAWDTGEEEQGPGLEATLADGSGPMDGAGETPGGSAASGGTTPGETA, encoded by the coding sequence ATTTGTGCCACTATGTGAAGGTGCCCGCCATCGTCGGCTTTCTGCTGACCGGCGTGGTGGCCGGGCCGCACGGCCTGGGACTGGTAAAGGCCGCGCACGAGGTCGAGATCATGGCCGAGGTGGGCGTGGTGCTGCTGCTGTTCACCATCGGGCTGGAACTTTCGCTGGGCGAACTGATGCGGTTGCGCAAGCCGGTGTTCCTGGGTGGGCTGGCGCAGGTGGCGCTGACCATCCTGGCCTTTGCGGGCGGGGCGGAACTGCTGGGCCTGCCGCACGGCACGGCGGCGTTCATCGGCTTTCTGGCCGCGCTGTCGTCCACGGCCATCGTGCTCAAGCTGTTGCAGGAACGTGCCCAGATGGACAGTCCGCACGGGCGCATCTCCTTGTCCATCCTGATCTTTCAGGACCTGGTCATCGTGCCCATGATGCTGCTGGTGCCGTTTCTGGCGGGCAAGGGCGGCGAGGCCGGGCCTTCTCTGCTGTTCACCATGGCCAAGGGAGCAGGCATCATTTTGCTGGTGTTCCTGCTGTCGCGCAAACTGGTGCCCGCGCTGCTGCACCGCATCGTGCGCACCCGCAACCGCGAAGTCTTTCTGGTTTCCACCCTGGCCTTCTGTCTGGCCATTGCGCTGCTTACCTCGTCCATGGGCCTTTCGCTGTCGCTGGGCGCGTTCCTGGCGGGGCTGATCATGGCCGAATCGGAGTACAGCCATAGCGCGCTGGAGGGCATCATGCCCTTCCGCGACGTGTTCACCAGCCTGTTCTTCATCTCCGTGGGCATGTTGCTGGACCTTGGCTTTGTCATCGACCATTTGCCGCTGGTCATCGGGGTGACCCTTTCCGTGCTGGCGGTAAAGTGCCTGCTGGGCGGCGGCGCTACCCTGATGCTGGGCTACCCCTTGCGCCCCGCGCTGATGGTGGGCCTGGCCCTGTGCCAGGTGGGGGAATTCTCGTTCGTGCTGGCCAAGGCCGGGGTTTCGTACGGGTTGTTCGACCGTAACGAGTACCAGCTGTTTCTGGCCGCCAGCATCATGACCATGGCGCTGACGCCGTTCCTCATCGCCGGAGCCCCGCGCATGGCCGACGTAGCCGTGCGCCTGCTGCCCGCCGGGGCGCGTCTGGCCCGGCGCGGCGAGGACGCGGCGGCGGAAGAGGCGGGCGGCGCGCACTGCGGCATGGACCTGACCAACCACCTGGTCATCGTGGGCTTCGGCATCGGCGGGCGGCACCTGGCCCGCGCGGCCAAGGCCGCTGGCATCGACTACACCATCCTGGAGATGAACCCGGACACGGTGCGCACCTTTGCGGCCAAGGGTGAACCCATCGCCTATGGCGACGCCTCGCACATCGCGGTACTGGAACACGCGGGAGCGTGCGCTGCGCGGGTGCTGGCCATCGTCATTTCCGACCCGGCAGCCGTGCGCAGCATCACCGACACGGCCCGCAAGCTGAACCCTTCGCTGCACATCGTGGTGCGCACCCGGTTCATCAGCGAAATTGCGGCGCTGCGCGACCTTGGGGCCAACGACGTGATTCCCGAGGAGTTCGAGACCTCGGTGGAAATCTTCACCCGGGTCATGAGCCGCTATCTTGTGCCCCGCGCCGAGATAGAACGGTTTGTGGAGGAAGTGCGCACCGAAAGCTATGACATGCTGCGCCAGGTGGACATCCGCACCGAGCCGCTGGCTGCGTTGTCCACCTACTTCACCGATTTCGACCTGAGCGCCATGACCGTGGAGCCCGGCAGCATGCTGGACGGCATGACCCTGCAACAGGCCGACCTGCGCCGCCTGCACGGGCTGACCCTGGTGGCGGTGAAGCGTGGCGAGGACGTGCTGCCCAACCCGGACGGCACCCTGCGCCTGATGGCCGGCGACGTTACCTACGTGTTCGGCCCGCATGCGGACATTGCGGCCAAGGCCGGACTGTTCGCGGCGCGACGGCGGGCCTGGGACACGGGCGAAGAGGAGCAGGGGCCTGGGCTGGAAGCCACGCTGGCCGATGGTTCCGGACCAATGGACGGCGCAGGTGAGACGCCGGGCGGCTCTGCTGCATCGGGCGGGACAACGCCCGGTGAAACGGCCTGA